Proteins from one Deinococcus sp. AB2017081 genomic window:
- a CDS encoding bifunctional diguanylate cyclase/phosphodiesterase, producing the protein MQFRAGTAPSLPCGHPVGWTWDGRWTQGRTTVIAALMLTFLALALFAVLAVVQTRFLTHDATRTVRQSDLYQKVRYWVGTEKSLERRYRLQPSAATEAQHAKAASNVTMVLRAAHDNSAPAEQTRVTALMELHEQYMTAIRSSLFPAVRTRDQQHVSNIDRVMVLPVFAQLEQRIDAEARAHRQQASAQLAHLNRLLDALAVLAPVVFVAGLGILVVLWRVLLRKQRVLDDAHETALNRLRAESITDPLTRLGNHRAFQEGLGAALRLGALDGTPLTLARLDLDEFKVVNDRGGHLHGDQVLSSVGHLLGMAFQGRAYRVGGDEFALLLPVTSEHAARVIDDLRGQLAAANLPTISAGLTTTIPGTTAIATDDLHQQADQALREAKRRGRNRQVSFQQVAGRSSVLGLEQVDALRHLIQGGHMNVAFQPIWQLCVPGHTSIPLAFEALARPAAEAGFRDTQELFDVAARVNRSAALDHLCIRTALARAHGLPDGALLFLNVSPQTLDQDISLATLLLDEVGAVGLAPQRVVIEITERSTGNMAAVLQQVGSLRAAGFQIALDDLGAGNAGLEMLRCLPVDFVKIDRSVVAAAPDDVTANAVLSAIMAYARTTGVKVIVEGLETTRVLQHAWHLGARFAQGYLLGRPAPGFEVTPLSGLVTGTGHSTPEGGAPQHSLHP; encoded by the coding sequence ATGCAGTTCCGGGCCGGCACCGCACCCTCCTTGCCGTGCGGTCATCCTGTCGGCTGGACGTGGGATGGTCGCTGGACGCAGGGCCGGACGACGGTTATTGCCGCCCTGATGCTCACCTTCCTGGCGCTGGCCCTGTTCGCCGTGCTGGCGGTGGTGCAGACCCGCTTCCTGACCCACGATGCCACCCGCACCGTGCGCCAGAGCGACCTGTACCAGAAAGTCCGCTACTGGGTCGGCACCGAGAAATCCCTGGAACGCCGCTACCGCCTGCAACCCTCGGCCGCGACCGAGGCGCAGCACGCCAAGGCCGCCAGCAACGTCACGATGGTGCTGCGGGCCGCCCACGACAACAGCGCCCCCGCCGAGCAGACGCGCGTGACGGCCCTCATGGAGCTGCACGAGCAGTACATGACGGCCATCCGGTCCTCCCTGTTCCCGGCGGTCAGGACCCGTGACCAGCAGCACGTCAGCAACATTGACCGTGTGATGGTGCTGCCGGTCTTCGCCCAGCTCGAACAGCGGATCGATGCCGAGGCCCGTGCCCATCGCCAGCAGGCCAGCGCCCAGCTGGCCCACCTCAACCGCCTGCTGGACGCCCTGGCGGTGCTGGCCCCGGTGGTGTTCGTGGCCGGACTGGGCATCCTGGTCGTCCTGTGGCGCGTGCTGCTGCGCAAGCAGCGGGTGCTGGACGATGCGCACGAGACGGCCCTGAACCGGCTGCGGGCCGAGTCGATCACGGATCCCCTGACCCGGCTCGGCAACCACCGCGCGTTCCAGGAAGGACTCGGAGCCGCCCTGCGCCTGGGAGCCCTCGACGGCACCCCGCTGACCCTGGCGCGCCTGGATCTCGACGAATTCAAGGTCGTCAACGACCGGGGCGGACATCTGCACGGCGATCAGGTGCTGTCCAGTGTCGGCCACCTGCTGGGCATGGCCTTCCAGGGCCGGGCGTACCGCGTGGGGGGCGACGAGTTCGCCCTGCTGCTGCCCGTAACCTCTGAGCACGCGGCCCGCGTCATCGACGACCTGCGTGGGCAGCTGGCCGCCGCGAACCTGCCCACGATCAGTGCCGGACTGACCACGACCATCCCCGGCACGACCGCCATCGCCACGGACGACCTGCACCAGCAGGCCGACCAGGCGCTGCGCGAGGCCAAGCGCCGGGGCCGCAACCGGCAGGTGAGTTTCCAGCAGGTCGCGGGCCGCAGCAGTGTGCTGGGACTGGAACAGGTCGACGCGCTGCGCCACCTGATTCAGGGGGGCCACATGAACGTGGCCTTTCAGCCCATCTGGCAGCTGTGCGTGCCGGGTCACACCAGCATCCCCCTGGCCTTCGAGGCGCTCGCCCGCCCGGCGGCCGAGGCGGGCTTCCGCGACACCCAGGAACTGTTCGATGTCGCCGCCCGCGTGAACCGCAGCGCCGCCCTGGATCACCTGTGTATCCGCACTGCGCTGGCACGCGCCCATGGCCTGCCCGACGGCGCCCTGCTGTTCCTGAACGTCTCGCCCCAGACGCTGGATCAGGACATCTCACTGGCGACCCTGCTGCTGGACGAGGTCGGTGCGGTCGGTCTGGCGCCGCAGCGCGTGGTCATCGAGATCACCGAGCGCAGCACCGGCAACATGGCGGCCGTACTGCAACAGGTGGGCAGCCTGCGCGCCGCCGGCTTCCAGATCGCGCTGGACGACCTGGGGGCCGGGAACGCCGGCCTGGAGATGCTGCGCTGCCTGCCCGTGGACTTCGTGAAGATCGACCGCAGCGTGGTGGCCGCCGCTCCCGACGACGTGACGGCCAATGCCGTCCTGTCCGCCATCATGGCCTATGCCCGCACGACCGGCGTCAAGGTCATCGTGGAGGGCCTGGAGACCACGCGGGTCCTCCAGCACGCGTGGCATCTCGGCGCCCGCTTCGCGCAGGGATACCTGCTGGGCCGCCCCGCTCCCGGCTTCGAGGTCACCCCCCTGAGCGGCCTGGTGACCGGAACCGGCCACAGCACCCCGGAGGGCGGAGCGCCGCAGCACAGCCTGCATCCGTGA
- a CDS encoding ABC transporter substrate-binding protein, translated as MTRAALVTLLLAAVSGASAQNRTVTIGLGYFPNVQFTPFYVADTLGYFRAEGLNVKFQHGFVNELMPLLLQGKLDFVVGDPEDAIFAKTQGADVKYVMTMYQKSPVTVFSLSPLASAAALKGKTIGIPGPFGSSYNAVRALLDDAGLNDGRDLKLATVGFTQVEAVQAGRVDAAVGYVNNDVLNLARVSGKKVYTLDISSAYPMVGAGLIGSARSLAGDLPGKVVRASQRGLKFTVADPARAFTVARPVFGAQGGTLEILKASTPLMTSAWTQQSGLGSSNPAAWTKAVAALVTQGSLKAGVRATDFYTNAYISKTLK; from the coding sequence ATGACACGCGCCGCCCTCGTGACCCTGCTGCTCGCCGCCGTGAGCGGCGCGTCGGCCCAGAACCGCACCGTCACCATCGGCCTGGGGTACTTCCCGAACGTGCAGTTCACGCCCTTCTACGTGGCCGATACGCTGGGCTACTTCCGGGCCGAGGGCCTGAACGTGAAGTTCCAGCACGGCTTCGTCAACGAACTCATGCCGCTGCTCCTGCAGGGCAAGCTGGACTTCGTGGTGGGCGATCCCGAGGACGCGATCTTCGCCAAGACCCAGGGCGCGGACGTGAAGTACGTGATGACCATGTACCAGAAAAGCCCGGTCACGGTCTTCAGCCTGAGCCCGCTGGCCAGCGCCGCCGCCCTGAAGGGCAAGACCATCGGCATTCCCGGCCCCTTCGGCAGCTCGTACAACGCCGTGCGGGCGCTGCTGGACGACGCCGGCCTGAACGACGGCCGCGACCTGAAACTCGCCACGGTCGGCTTCACGCAGGTCGAGGCCGTGCAGGCCGGGCGCGTGGACGCCGCCGTGGGCTACGTGAACAACGACGTCCTGAACCTGGCCCGGGTCAGCGGCAAGAAGGTCTACACGCTGGACATCAGCAGCGCGTATCCCATGGTCGGCGCCGGCCTGATCGGCAGCGCCCGGAGCCTCGCGGGCGACCTGCCGGGAAAGGTCGTGCGGGCCTCGCAGCGCGGCCTGAAGTTCACGGTGGCCGATCCCGCCCGCGCCTTCACCGTGGCCAGGCCGGTGTTTGGCGCCCAGGGCGGCACGCTGGAGATCCTGAAGGCCAGCACCCCCCTGATGACCAGCGCGTGGACGCAGCAGAGCGGGCTGGGCTCCAGCAATCCGGCCGCGTGGACGAAGGCCGTGGCGGCCCTGGTCACGCAGGGCAGCCTGAAGGCAGGCGTCAGGGCCACGGACTTCTACACGAACGCCTACATCAGCAAGACGCTGAAGTAG
- a CDS encoding beta strand repeat-containing protein has product MNARAARHSARLIPLPLTLTLLLAACGGPTTPPGTPVTALTDSGPGSLREALSAAAPGDTLRLTQTGTVTLQSPLVIDKNVTIVATGVTVDAAGKGRAMEVANGATVTMRGGTVTGGRGVSVELTTIGLRGQGQSAATWGGGLMNRGTLTLDGVTFTNNSANNGGAILNTAGATLTLKNVTMTGNRATVPTPDLETESTGSGGAIANRGTLTIESGTFTDNQAVYTGGVVRHSNGTLTIKGGTFDSNSCSAQECAGGVLLVSAAGVATLEGGTYTRNTTAEAGGGGVILQTGPNSVVTISGGAFSGNTSMFGGVYDGFQGGTLKIAGGTFENNTAGKYGGAFQVNQNGTAFTMTGGTIRGNRAGLAGGGISSGISVTLTGGTIEGNTTEGTGGGVNTYALSGVKHTVTLGGSLVIRNNKAATYGGGVAAGGADAGSVIYDMQGATIQGNAAQIAGGGMNLDHAVTLNLSGGSISGNTAVKTGGGITVGGTVTMTGGSITGNSATNRTSGADTGGGGGGVRLYAGSRMTASGGTISNNTAWYGGGVETNGAYQTSPTSTFVLSGATVSGNRADGLDGGGFWNDGSLTIQSGSVTGNTTTRNGGGVFNTTKAAYAQPGGSVSGNTPDNVFTSQ; this is encoded by the coding sequence CCGCCCGGCACGCCGGTCACGGCCCTGACCGACAGCGGCCCCGGCTCGCTGCGTGAGGCCCTCTCGGCCGCCGCGCCCGGTGACACCCTGCGCCTGACCCAGACCGGCACCGTGACCCTGCAAAGTCCGCTGGTCATCGATAAAAACGTGACCATCGTCGCGACCGGCGTGACCGTCGACGCCGCCGGCAAGGGCCGCGCCATGGAGGTCGCCAACGGGGCCACGGTGACGATGCGGGGGGGCACGGTTACAGGAGGCAGGGGGGTCAGCGTCGAACTCACGACCATCGGCCTGCGCGGGCAGGGTCAGAGCGCAGCCACGTGGGGCGGGGGCCTGATGAACCGGGGCACCCTGACCCTGGACGGCGTGACCTTCACCAACAACAGTGCCAACAACGGTGGCGCCATCCTGAACACGGCCGGTGCCACCCTGACGCTGAAGAACGTCACCATGACCGGCAACCGGGCAACCGTTCCCACGCCGGATCTCGAGACAGAGAGTACCGGCTCGGGCGGCGCCATTGCCAATCGGGGCACCCTGACCATCGAGAGCGGCACCTTCACGGACAACCAGGCCGTGTACACCGGCGGCGTTGTTCGCCACTCGAACGGCACCCTGACGATCAAGGGGGGCACCTTCGACAGCAACAGCTGTAGCGCCCAGGAGTGTGCAGGCGGTGTGCTGCTCGTCTCTGCGGCTGGCGTGGCCACCCTCGAGGGGGGCACGTACACGCGCAATACGACGGCCGAGGCTGGCGGCGGTGGGGTCATCCTCCAGACGGGGCCGAACTCGGTGGTCACGATCAGCGGCGGCGCCTTCTCCGGGAACACCTCGATGTTCGGCGGTGTGTATGACGGCTTCCAGGGCGGCACGCTGAAGATCGCCGGAGGCACGTTCGAGAACAACACGGCAGGCAAGTATGGCGGGGCCTTTCAGGTCAACCAGAACGGCACGGCCTTCACCATGACAGGCGGAACCATCCGGGGCAACCGGGCGGGCCTGGCGGGCGGCGGGATCAGCAGCGGCATCAGCGTGACCCTGACCGGCGGCACCATTGAGGGCAATACCACCGAGGGGACTGGAGGCGGGGTCAATACCTACGCGCTGTCGGGCGTGAAGCACACCGTCACCCTGGGAGGGAGTCTGGTCATCCGCAACAACAAGGCGGCCACCTATGGCGGTGGGGTCGCGGCCGGCGGGGCCGATGCAGGTAGCGTGATCTACGACATGCAGGGCGCCACCATCCAGGGGAACGCGGCCCAGATTGCCGGGGGTGGGATGAATCTGGATCACGCCGTCACCCTGAATCTGAGTGGAGGGAGCATCTCCGGCAACACGGCCGTAAAGACGGGCGGCGGGATCACGGTGGGCGGCACGGTCACCATGACCGGCGGCAGCATCACCGGAAACAGTGCGACCAACCGTACCAGCGGCGCGGATACGGGGGGCGGCGGGGGCGGCGTGCGGCTGTACGCCGGCAGCCGCATGACGGCCAGTGGGGGCACGATCAGCAACAACACTGCATGGTACGGCGGCGGGGTCGAGACGAACGGCGCGTATCAGACGTCTCCCACGTCCACGTTCGTCCTGTCCGGGGCGACGGTCAGCGGCAACCGGGCCGATGGCCTGGACGGCGGCGGGTTCTGGAACGACGGCTCGCTGACCATCCAGAGCGGGAGCGTGACCGGCAACACGACGACCCGCAACGGGGGTGGCGTGTTCAACACCACCAAGGCCGCCTACGCCCAGCCCGGCGGCAGCGTGAGCGGCAACACCCCGGACAACGTGTTCACCTCGCAGTAA